Part of the Engraulis encrasicolus isolate BLACKSEA-1 chromosome 1, IST_EnEncr_1.0, whole genome shotgun sequence genome, tcatgatgttttcaCAGCGGAATTAACGTTTATTCAGAATTTGAGTCAGTTCATTCCAaactaaatgtctcatgtaaacgtatcaAGTAGCTCATTATTTTTGAAactttttgtatttgtgttttttattcaacaTGTGCGGTCATACATCCATGCACTTTtcatcaaattaaatgtaaaacaCAATTAAATATGCCTCCTTAATCTCCTTAAATATAAATGTTTAAACCGATTATTGGATGGTTTAGAGACTGTTCATATAAACTGATTAAACAAGGAACGAGGAGTCTGGTGTAACTTCATTTCATATCCTCTGCGTAATATCCGTTATACATTTTAGAAGAGGGAAAATTACACTTGAGTATACTTGACTTCACTTGATTGTACTGTACTCTACCCAGAGTTGttaatcccgggttcagaaataAAAACCTCGCCACAAATTTGAACAGGCCTGTAATGGGTACTGGGTAAACATATTGTAATGAGTACTCAATTGTAATTAGTACTCAAAGACTCAAAGAGAGTGAAGTCACctgttgaaaggaaactgtggcaggattTTTACTTTCTGGACTGGGAATCGACACCTCTGATATCAACTATCCACTGTAGAAGAATTTTACGATAAAGTACACACTGTActattagccaggccacgccctcctagtgacgcaacaccttcggttgcttctagtcaggccaagagcaatgtacatATCGTTTccgatctccagaaaaatcgggaactccacccactttgtcggaaaccagtcaaccaataGCAAACCTAGACTAGGGAGGtaaggtcaaccatgccgtttgggaaacgttaattgttaagtctcaatgagatttgaaagtcgatgataatcaggctactgcacTATACCTGCCGTCAGCCATCTCCTTCTTCATGCTGTCTCCAGCGTCCATGGCGAGGCCGATGTTAAAGTCCAGGTCCAGGTCCTCCGCTACGGTGCTGGACTGGATGTCAGTTGGATCACCGGGTAAGGCCTGGCGGAACATCGTCGCCGCTGCCTGGGACGCGGTTCTCATCGGGCCTCTCTCCGCCATCCACCTCAGGGCGGAGGCCCTCTCCCCGTAAGACTCGGAGGACCTCTCCATGTACGATTCGGTGACGGCGGTGTTGCATCGAGGTGCCGAAATGGCCGTCTTCGTTGTGTCCGTGTCAGGCGAGCTGTCGAAGGCACGGCTGTGGTGGCCGGGCTGCACCTCGTCCAAACTCATCCCGGCTTCGGGCGCAGATTTTGCGGAAACAGGCCTTGACACAGATACTCTGGAAATGGGTCTCGGCGCAGCTGTTGCTGAAAAAGGCCTCGGTGCAGACATTGCTGAAATAGACCTCTCAGACATGGTTTCGAAGTATGGCTCATACATAGACACAGACTTTGGCAAAACTCTAGTTGACAGAGAGTCCAAGGGAGTGTCAGCACGGGCCTTGagagctgctgctgccgctgcctctgTGGCAAGACTCTGCATTGAGGTGGAGGTCACTGCCGGGATCGGCTCTGACCGACTGTGCTTTATCTTGATCACCATGGGTGCCCGTGACGGCGCGGCCCCTTCCTCATCATCAACACTGATCAAACGTTtcaactcctcctcttcctctttctcttcttcattctccgtctccgtctccttcCAAGATTTATCACTCACAGCcgaggtgggggggtggagtgCGCTGGTTCGAGATCTCCACGTGCTCATCGCAGAGCGTGGTCTGACTTCTTCAGGTGGCTCTGGTGTCGCGACTGCTGTGAGGAGGCCCGAAACTGCCGTTGCCGCTGCTTCCTGCGCCTTCTTCAGCTCTTCCGACAGAGCGGCCTTGTCCCGTTCCAGGTCGGTGATCTGCAGCTTCATCTGGGAGATGCTCCTCTTGCTGCTGCTCAGGTCCTTCTTGAGCCGGGTGATGTACAGCTGCTCGCTGGTGTCCACAAACGTGACCGCCTGAAGCTCCACAGCTGCCGCCTCTGCTGCCGcctccgccgccgccaccgcctccGCGTTGGCCTTGGCCTCGGCTGCCGCCTCGGCGCTGAGGGCCCTCAGCTGCTCCACCTGCTCCCGGAGGTCGGCCAGCTCTTGCTTGCACGTCACCAGGGCCTTGCAGGTGTTCAGCAGGCCCGTCTGGGCGTAGCCGAACGCCATGCTCATGGTCTTCTTGCAGTTGAAGAACTTCTCCATGTCGGTCAGCATGTAGCAGAGGGCGCCGGCGGCGCTGTCCACAATGGCGTGGGAGCCGTCGTCTGCCAGCAGCTGGTCCACGGTGGGCGGGCTCTGCTTCTGGATGCGCAGAATGGTCTTCACGTCCGCGCGGGGCACCCGCCACCAGCGCCACACCCCGTCCTTGCCCACATAGTTTTTTTCTGTACAAGAACAGAAACAGGACCGCTTGTCTCATTACAAACAATgaaaatcttagcaagcttatttagTAAGTAAAAACcatcaagtcaatcttaatttttcTCATGGCCATTCTgaataaaggataatctaatgtaatgtaatctaatgtaatctaatgtaatctaatcgAATCTAATGTTAAAAAAGGGTCCTCGTCCTCCTCACCTTTGGCATTCCTGCTCTTCTGGCTGTTATCCGCCAAGATGCGTTGGCAGAGGTGATAAAGCCTCTGAATGCTGCACTCCGTATCCAGCAGCGACTCCGAAATCTTGTCCTCCATCTCGTCCACCCATTCCTGAGAGACGCAGTCTGGTGGCTGGGCCTCCACCAGGACCTTGTCTTAAAGTCAAGGAAGTTGGATTTAAATTGAATGCATGTACAGTTAAAAAAGCAGGTTGTTGGGTTTTGATTTTGCTGGTACCATATTCACTACAGAACACATACGGCTAAAGCTCTAAGGTCAAATCAGATTTATTTAATGTGGATATTATGAAGACAGTTGTTGGGATTTGGGTCAGGTCATAGCCATATTCACATAACTGCAAAGATCTACTGCATTGATAACCGTACCAGGAGTGAAGCCAGAACTTATATAACAGGTGGGGCCAGAAGAAATCAGATGCGGCCAACCCCAAAGTATGTACGTCATACAGCGTTAATGCAGCCTTAAAATCATGCCTCGCATGGATGGGCCTGAATGACAATTGGGCCAGTGGGTATCAAGTGGGTATCATCTGACATCTGTTCTCATCCCACACACCAGCCTCCTTCAGCCACCTtcagcccccttgcatgggtgaggcaaaaatgcactttcgttgtgtgcactgagcactgtgtgctgtgaaaataggagtttcccaggtgagctttcAATTTACTGTATGTCAGCCAGCAGGACAGCCACTAGACATAAGAGTGCtgagggcaccaaccagtgcttggggcaccaaccactttgcccccaaaattgaaGCCTCATAAACAAAAATTGACTAAAAAAACGTAATGAAAAAAAGTGCTAAATTACATAACAAAACatgtatttattagttagtagattattattatttaattatcatGGTGGCCTCctaaccagttatgcttagggcctccaaaaccttagctgTCAGCTAGTATCAGACAGGGCCATTATTATACTGTACTCACCGGTCTCCTTGAGCCAGCCCAGCACCGAACTCAGGTTGTCCTTCTTCTCGAAGCTGGAGAAGAAGAAGGCCTGGATGATGGTGCGCGCCAGCGCTTGCCTGCTCTTGATGACCTGGAAGTCCAAGGGTCCATCATCGTCACCATCGTCATGGTCGCCCTGCTCCGCTTTCCTGTCGGCCTCCTCTTGGGCGTCCTCGATGGCGGCCAAGCGTAGACGCTCCACCGCAATGTGCACTCTCTTGAGGATCAGCTCAAGCCTGTCTGCCACTTCCTGAGGCATGATTCCCAAAACATGGtattattcaagattcaagattcaagattcaagatttgtttattacgtcttattataggtttgaagcctataaaagactaaaaaattatatttttcttttgtctcctcaaaaagattttaaaaagattaaaggggggtgggggctgtggaaaaaagtgcaaagaaagtgccttgttgtcttcagcatgagttcAGCAATCTAACTGGTGAAAGAAACTCGGAATCTGGAAGTGTGAGCTTTCAGGCTTCTATACCGTCTATGCCCTACCAGATGGTAATATCACAAACAGTTAATGGTTGGGATGACTAGGATCATTCAAGATTTTATTACATATTACACAAGGTAGGAAGCTAGGTTCATCTTCAGTTCAAATAGTTCAAAGCTGGATCCATAATTTGGTGCTGGCCCCTGCCCACatctttttcacattttattttcagtctctctctctctctctctctctctctctctctctctctctctctctctctctctctctctctctctctctctctctctctctctctctctgtgtgtgtgtgtgtgtgtgtgtgtgtgtgtgtgtgtgtgtgtgtgtgtgtgtgtgtgtgtgtgtgtgtgtgtgtgtgtgtgtgtgtgtgtgtgcgtgagtgagtgagtgagtgtgttgctGCTGAGGTAGAATTCCTGGTTTAATCTGAGGCGTAGGAGCCATCAACTCAGTTGTTTACATGTATAACTAGTAGGCTATAATGGCAAGAGTTCGTCA contains:
- the LOC134466734 gene encoding uncharacterized protein LOC134466734, encoding MDLQINVSDIWAPAINSEDLPDAIVRGLQTIEAAKLKRAKAEVADRLELILKRVHIAVERLRLAAIEDAQEEADRKAEQGDHDDGDDDGPLDFQVIKSRQALARTIIQAFFFSSFEKKDNLSSVLGWLKETDKVLVEAQPPDCVSQEWVDEMEDKISESLLDTECSIQRLYHLCQRILADNSQKSRNAKEKNYVGKDGVWRWWRVPRADVKTILRIQKQSPPTVDQLLADDGSHAIVDSAAGALCYMLTDMEKFFNCKKTMSMAFGYAQTGLLNTCKALVTCKQELADLREQVEQLRALSAEAAAEAKANAEAVAAAEAAAEAAAVELQAVTFVDTSEQLYITRLKKDLSSSKRSISQMKLQITDLERDKAALSEELKKAQEAAATAVSGLLTAVATPEPPEEVRPRSAMSTWRSRTSALHPPTSAVSDKSWKETETENEEEKEEEEELKRLISVDDEEGAAPSRAPMVIKIKHSRSEPIPAVTSTSMQSLATEAAAAAALKARADTPLDSLSTRVLPKSVSMYEPYFETMSERSISAMSAPRPFSATAAPRPISRVSVSRPVSAKSAPEAGMSLDEVQPGHHSRAFDSSPDTDTTKTAISAPRCNTAVTESYMERSSESYGERASALRWMAERGPMRTASQAAATMFRQALPGDPTDIQSSTVAEDLDLDFNIGLAMDAGDSMKKEMADGSYCLSAHAQRINLRLLQQAAQGKHISLRLHVMAKDVTRQFLYAADLRLSCLMRKYIAYQALLKVRHNINLQMTTARKFKDGGALKDGYVFMSNLETYERQVLRRFTLRRAAAAEDRLSYLSTATWLFKKIRDEFGVRLILPYPRSSSCLGPCSLLVASQSPTLEPKPGPPTLRVRRPRPPTAPARMQRGCREEETIQHFILCNPNPSLSQSPVPHYGHLWDVQSTLYDMEVARKTPAPKGTVPTLPRLLEMDISQGRSRALHAAQCRVVPSRPSRSEERCGRARHF